The DNA segment tagctaattttgcccttcatgacaactgtgaggggggtgaatttttttatatctcatccgtttaaattatattaagacttgaagttctgcataattaagggcgtggccacttgagtgacaggtggattgctgctgctgacactgccgttgcgctaggtgggcgtggcttcagcaactagctcccgcctttttgcccatttttgattgtccgggagagtcgcgcggtgacgcactgccaagatggcgacggcccgctctacacactttaggcttcaaaaacacacttcaggagtgaAATAAGCCAAATGCAGAAAGCTGTacaataactctctctctctcacacacacacacacacacatacacacacaccatatTCCAGCATTGCAATCTTGACATCGCAGATTCAGATGACGCAGGAAAAAAAATAGACTCGGCGCCTAAACAATCGCGGCGATCGCAAGCTTCCAATTCATTTTATGACGAATATATCAATCCAGATATCAAGGTAATTAGTTAAGAACCAATTCTGCACACTTACAGGCACATTCTGAATCATTAGACTGGTCTAACACAGAATTTGCAAGTTGCGTGAGTAAGTTAAGATATCGAAGTGACACTTGGAACAATTCACCTTGCACAACTTTCACTGCTGTTGCATATTTCACTCAAAATTATGATATAAGTTAAACATTCTCTTACAGTTAGGTGAATTCTTTATTACAAATACTCAAACAAGATAATACTTACCAATAACGAATACGACATAGCAGTCCTTGCGGCGGCAGACGAGAAAATGGCGGACACACACGCTCTCTGAGCATGTTCTTCTCTGAGCTTGTCTTGCACATGCGCAAATGGCACGCTCCGAAGCCAAATTAATTTGAGTtaaccaaattaaaataaatttcatagataacactatttatacattttacgTTGGACCAGGGGCAGATCTACCGGGGTGGCATGGGGTGGCAAATGCCACCCTAAAAGAAAGCCTTGCCACCCCAGTTGGCAGAAACTaattaaaagttatggccaatttgaaaatttacgagcgcgaatctccaatGTCCGACTGCAGTGAACGCAGCAGCACGAGAGGACGCCAGAGTGACAAGAGACTAGACAGTATGCAAGAGActgatttgtttggaaaactttCTCAGTGCGGGCGAAGCGAGGGAACCACgagacacaggaggaaagaggtaaacatttattatgaaatgaagctttaatgaaagcacagactttgagatgataaataactaatgttacagtggtgtagtctactACTTGATACATTACCAACTTTTAAAAAGCATGATAAGTAAcaactttcacactttcattcataaattcacccatCTGTGTTTGTCACAAATGGAACTTGCTGAATAAAGCAGAACGTAACCGGATTCGGCcatttttaaactgaataaatcaaaagtagagctgtacatttaatcaaatctcaatatggactagtgtctgtgaatattaaaggtgTTCAGTACCGTCACTCCCTACAcacagagtacgcagtctgcgtaggcCACCTACTCCCAGAGGGGGCAGCATCTACTGTCTATGGgaaccatcccagttgctcaacagaaaaaaaaccttgggccaTTCTTCCATCCacgctcgcgaccgctcgcacctcgtgtttgcggctgaatgttcataattgatggatgaacatctATGCCCGgataaaggacatcagcaatacGAAAATTActcatggttttaacaataacaccacaaatcatcctttatatttgttttatgttgtCGTTGctttaaaaacagacctaagccatcaatagcttttaaaatgacgtaaaatgcattatataaaaaacaatgaggcaataatgattggttaataataacactgttaaaatacataatctaGGCAAGtacaaaataaactatttatgtacatgttattacaaatgtcatgtaattgctgctgttacacttacaggacaatcaaatccttgtttaggctactgaccaaacatttaattcaaatattcacttaatctttcatttttggccaacttgttgctatagatgacacagcctttataatttcttcaacaaaaaacatgcatatcacaacccttacaaaaataaaccatggttttatcatagtaaagcTGCTTAGTTTCCTTTTGCATGGTTTCtttatgcttgagactataaaataaattagagtcataataaaggtATAGCCACAGGTAAATGTCGGGAGCTACAATTgtgatttgtaaataatacaatttattcatttagttttttatttgattaaagttgtattttcacccctatagtaggtgtttatTTCCTCCATCatttttgacacacacacacacacacacacacacacacacacacacacacacacacactcacacacacacacacacacacacacaaacacactcacacacacacacacacacacacacacacacacacacacactcacacacacacacacacacacaaacacactcacacacacacacacactcacacacacacacacacacacacaaacacactcacacacacacacacacacacacacacacacacacacacagaaatggcaATGTCTTTATGACAACCTGTCAGAATAACATTTCggtataacttgaagaaattcTAATAGAATTATAGTACTATTGCACAGAAGAGTATGCTATATGTCAAGTAGACCTATtagctaataataatagtttattattcTCTGTCTACAACTCACCAAAGTAAAAGTTCGGtctaactcaaagaaattatgtCAGAAATTGCACagtgaaatatacttaaaaaagatATACTAAAACGTTATTTaaaaggaatatcacacaagttttcacagatagttttaatttaaacttgcaaaacaataacaccaaatttttcaaaaacaatataatgtttatttatttattattattgtcagataataaacctatgcttcagggaccatattcatacaacatctaaggctaaatgtagtcttgactggttgagttagatGTGATGAACACTAAACAGTAGAAACCAGTTGTCATTGGTTGttaaagtcttgtgtttcttataataaattgacatgttGATCACACTGAACCTTTTATAATGCTCTTAATTACATGtcgatgcatactgtatgcattagtgagtGTGGGGGTGCTCATGgggtatggtcacttattccttatatgaactgtttcaaatgcaagacattgattgaATGAGATTAAGTGTGTAAATGATAGCCTGTGCCTCTgcatatactatttatcatcaaactgtgatagctgtgactaaattcagtatatatacatctgccatatgttgccacccctcaaaaactcctgcccccttctcgccaccacatcaatatttttctagatccgctCCTGCGTTAgacttattaaatatatatatgtattattcccaattagctatatttaaataaagtgaacACAATATAAATGTGTCATACCTAGGAAGGCCTTgaatcatttttttgagtgtacatGTTACATGTTTCATGACTTTCACTTCCTTACACACACTTGTTGCTGACAAATGGGTAAAACCTAGTGGTTAGCAAAGTATAAAGATTTAGAAATGAAAGTCTTTTAATTTGTCATCAAAtgatgcatgtttaaaatatgcatatttttttttttggtatacaaACATTGACTTAGTATGATAGTCATTGTTTTTTCCTTAAAGCTGAATTGCACTTTTATTTTTTCTGGTGCTTTCCGATCTTTGACTCATGCTTATAGATGCAATGAACTGAAGATCTTCCAGAAGGGTGTTGCGATCGCTCGGTTTAACGAACTAAACAGAAGAAGCAACACAAATCAGTCGTTCAGTGTACGAGCTAGAAGAGGAGGATGATGCTAGCAGATCTCTTTCTGTAAAAGTCAATCATGAAAGAGGAATTATTATAAAGTTTTCTCAACAGCTGAATCAGGACAGTTCTGTTTCATTTCCTCATTTGCTGTGATGCAGATTCAGACATTAGACAACATTAGTGTCATGAGCTCATTCAGACCGAAGGGAAGCGTCCACACAAGTCATCCTGCATCTCTACAGTCTGGAGAACATCTGTGATTGACAAAGATAACACTGATGCTGGAGGAGCAGCGGACTTACAAAGTATTTAGACTCGTAAAGGCTCATgaaagacacaacacacacaacttcaGTTTCAGGCTGTTGCACCTCTAATAACGTATTTGTGGTGTCTATATAAGCCTCTATATAAGCTGTAAAAACACTAAGTGAATGCATCAcgtttaagttgctttggataaaagtgtctgctaaatgactaaatgtaaatcatTCTTAATGAATCAGTTGAAACAAATGATTcgatgactcactcataaagccAGTCGactgtttcattcctgaatgaatcattgttttgaacgaatcagtttaagttaatgattcagtgactcaatcGTAAagtctgaatgaatcagtgtcgttgaatgaattggttgaattaatgattcaattTGTCTAATCTTTTATTGAGCCGGACTTGCTCCTCATTTAACTGATGCATTATACGCTGGTTTAGAGCGTGTTCtgctgtgtgttgtgtgttgagGTTTCTGGTTCAGTCCTTCACGTCTCTGGATGATTTCTTTCCGTCTGTAGATCAACAGTGTGACGTTTCCTCTTCCACTGCACATGTCTGAACAGCAGCTGCTCAAACCAGACGAGTGGAGCTACTGCGATTATTTCTGGGTGAGCAAGAACTTTAGAAAGTTTAGAAATGCCAGAGTGACGTGCTCTGAATATCCTTAATACTGAACAGCATGAGCTTCATCAAACATCTGTCATAATTTTACTGAACCCTGGTTCTGTGCACATGAATCTCTCTTGTGTTCTGTGTGAGGATGCAGGAGGACAGAAAGGACCCGCAGGGAAACACCAGCATCTCAGGGTTTGAGGTTCTGCTGCAAAAACAGCTGAAGGGAAGGCAGATGCAGAAAGAGATGGCTGAGTTTGTGCGGGAGAGGTAAACATCTGGACCCGAGCAGACACAAGCTGCTGGACAAAACTACAAGACATCACCGTTACAAACAAAAGACTAGCAACAGCTTGAATTAAACACGGATTCTGAAGTAAAACAAGAGAAGAAATGGAAATAGTTTCTCTTGGAAAGCCTAttctttgttttatatatatattaaaaaaaaaaaatgaattcattttcattcattcattcattcatttattttttcagcatAGAGGATATAATGTTCAGGAACAAGTGACCAAAAATTGTGGATAGTAaatcatcacagaaaaaaaactgtttatttatttatttgtttatgtgtttgtggTCAGTGGTGCGCCTTCAAACATTTATCATGCTTTTATTATAGTAACTGTGCTAACTATTTGGTAGAAAATAGTTtggcaaaaatataaaatatatacagtgaCATGCGAAAGTTTGGAATctgtgaaaatatgaataatttttaacaaaattagagagatcatactaaatgcatgttgttttttatttagtactgtcccgagtaatatattgtacataaaagatgtttaactttagtccacaagacaaaacaattgctgaaattattaaaataaccccattcaaaagtttgtgttttgtgatggttgttcatgagtccctcatttgttctgaacagttaaactgagaactgttcttcagaaatatCCTCCAGCTCCTGCAGTTTTCATGTATTCGAACCCTtgccagcagtgactgtatgactttgagatccatcttttcacaccgaGGACAATCGAGGgaatcaaacacaactattaaaaaaggttcagacattcactgatgctccagaagaaaACAATAtacattaagagctgggggggtgaaaacttttgtaatttgaagatcaaggtaaattgtacttaatttgtcttCCGGGAAACATCCAATTATCTTCTGTTGCTTATGAAGggcagaaataaatggaaaaaaaaaacaatatttcatcaaaataagaaatatttggaCATCTCAAAAAAACAATAGTTGTGTTTGATTCCCTCGATTGTCCtcggtgtgaaaagatggatctcaaagtcatacagtcactgctggcaAGGGTTCGAATACATGAAAACTGCAGGAGCTGAAGGatatttctgaagaacagttctcagtttaactgttcagaacaaatgagggactcatgaacaaccatcacaaaacagaaaaacagtcgTGGATCACCAGggaaccacacacagtattatgaaccaagggttcacaaacttttgaatggggttattttaataatttcagcaattgttTTGTCTTGTGGATTAAagttaaacatcttttatgtacaatatcttactcgggacagtactaaataaaaaacaacatgcatttagtatgatctctctctaattttgttaaaattattcacattttcacagattctgcaaggggttcccaaactttcacATGTCACTGAttgtaaagagtgtgtgtgtgtgtatatatattaataatatatatattcttttacaaGTATGACAGTAGTAGTttatggaaacaaaaaaaaaggagaaaaacgaCTGATTCAGTGGCTGTTCGACTCATCAACATTAGATCTGCTCTCAGACATGTTCACTCTTCATGTCACGGCTCGTAATTCCTCTTGGATTATGTTTGCGCAGAGCTTTGGACCGAATGAGCTACGGTTCACATGAAGTGTGTTTGTCCCTGAGGAGAAAGACATCTGCTCTCGGCTCTCACATGAGCTCTGCCATTCCAGCACAGCTCTAACTCATGTATTCATGTGCACAGGATCAAGATCGAGGAGGAATACGCCAAGAACCTGTCCAAGCTCTCGCAGATCCCGCTGGCGGCGCAGGAGGAAGGGTACATCACCCCGAAAACAGTGGCCGACGGGAACAATACACTCTCATCTCCTCacgtttcatttaaatatatacataattgaACTGATATAACATGTTTtatatcatgtatatatatataacgtctTGTTTCAGCACGCTTGGCTCAGCTTGGGCTCAGCTGAAGAAGAGTCTGGCAGATGAAGCAGAAGTTCATCTCAAGTTCTCGTCCAAGGTGAGATGATGCACTGATGTCTCGCTCTCTGAAGAACATGAGCagatgttacacacacacactgttagtacacacacacacattctgtagGAGCAGGGGCTTTAGTGAAATACTCCGATCTGAAAGACTGTCTGTGTTTCCGGTCCGTCTCTGATATGGTTCAGCTTCAGAGTGAGGTGGAAAAGCCTCTGCTGACATTTCGGGAAAACGTCAAGAAGGACATGAAGAAGTTGGACCATCACATGGTGGATCTCAGGAAGCAGCTGGCGATCCGATCCGCCGCCGTAGAGAAGGTACTGACTGCAAACATGATTCATGTGGCCATATTTAGTCTTCATATTGAGCCTCATCTAAAGTTACAGGGATTTTTGTCATGCAATATTAAAAGTCCAGCATGTTTTCTGCGGAAGTGGACCGTTTCTGTCTCTAGAGCCCTTCgggtttctatatatatatatataaaatctcacGCCCTTCAAACCAGTGAACTTCTCATAGAGCAACAAGAACCAAACAATTTTCCCTCTTTTAAAGGGACAGCGCACTCAAAACAAACAGTCAGCATTCGTGTCACAGCAAATACCTTTGTTCTTGTTTCATGATCAGTCACATCGTGCAAAGCTTGAATAAGCGCACATGCAAATTTGGAAAGACGTGTGTGAGTAAATAACAGCATTTTCAGTTTTGGTTGCACTGGCCCTTTAATGTAAAGAACAAAGGATTTAATGTTCCATGGTAACTTCAAATAGCATTTTCAGGGAAAAGAGAAAATCCTCTCCAGgtcaaaatgaccagaacacaattTTATGATGGTTCATCAGAAATGaatgagtaaatatatatatatacagtacatcttTGAACAGCACTGCACAATGACAGCTCGGACTTATTCAGGAGCTTCTGGATCTCAACATGCAGCAGCAGATGTTTCTGAACACTTCAGCTCTCATACTCTCACATTCTTCATCAGGCACGGAAAGCCCTCGCCGATCGGCAGAAGGATCTGGGGTTAAAAAGCCAGCAGCTGGAGATCAAACCGAGCAGTAAGATGGAGGAGGACATCAAGAAGGCTCGCAGGAAATCCACCCAGGCCGGTGAGAGTCCTCCGAGAGCAATCCTGAGAGGAAACCAACACCACAAGAGATAATAATGGCACATACTCTCTAAAAACATAACAGGCAATGTTTAGAAAGTGTTCTGTTGTGAACACAGACATGCATTCGATGAGTTTAAAAACCGGCAAACCTGCAGCAATGTTTGAGTGTGCTGACATCTAGTGTTGCATCATGGTTATCAAAGagcaattaatgaaaataataatcagTGTGTGCACGATGTGAAATTCTAGTATGAATCCGTTCTGCTACACATCCATGAATCAGACACATGCATTCATTGCACATTATTTAGAGCTGGACGgatgaataaaatattatatattttataaattattattaacgaGGAGCTGATGAACAGAGTAAAGTGCGCAGATGATGATTCTTTTTGTTTAGCAATATCATCCCTAAACTATGAAAGTTAAAAAGTTTTACAGTGATTGTGAAAATCATATGATATTTAAGCACTTTCATCAGCGGTATGAGAACATGCATTTATAAATATGGAGTACTGCTACTGCCAAAATCACTGTTGGCTAATATTCATGTGACAAAAATGAaatctaaatgaaataaaatcagaaaCACTATTTCCCTTCATTCTGCACCTTCTCTTTTATTCATCAGTTCATCTGTGAGAAGTCTGCATTGAAATGTACTAAATTGAGTAGTTTAAATGATCCTACATCTGCCTTAGCAGGTATAATCATACCAGATGCAGTTGTGTGCAGCTTCTTCTGTGTGTCTCTCACGCTCTGTGTCCTCAGGCGATGACCTGATGCGATGTGTTGACCTCTACAATCAGTCCCAGTTCAAGTGGTTTGAGGAGATGGTGACCAGCAGTCTGGTGAGAGATTCTCCGAGTGAACGCGCTTTCACTAACAACAGCTCCAATGAGAGTCAGAAAAACTATTAGATTCAATTTGAATAGATGCTTCAAATACAAGATTGGAAAAAAAGCTACTCGCTACATTTTCCACTCTGAACCTCTGAAGCaatacacttacacacacacacacacacacacacacacacacacacacacacaataataataataaatacaatataatatattatatatattatatataaaaattttaccAGAAGGTGGCGATGTTGCCACTACTGTGGCCTCGGGTCATGCTTGTTATAGCACAGACCAAGTTTGGTTGGAATCTGCTAAAACTTTGTGCAGATATAACCTAATGTCCATTTTTGCAAGAACTTCATCAAATTCATTACCATGCTTTTACAGTAATTATTTGGTATTACAAAAAGCTTTTGATAATTTTTTACCAGAATGCTCTGATGATGATGTGAGCTAATTTTGGTGAAAATCCCGCAAACCGTCTGGACGAGTTAGAAAAAGTTTGAAATTGCGAAAAAATCTTGACTCATAGAAATTTAAATTATGGTATGCATTTCACTCAATATTAGCAAAGGAATCAATAAATCTTGCTTTTAGACCTTACGATTCAAAGCTGTTAGCAGAAACACGAGTACAAATTTGGCCTGTTGGTGGCACTAGAGAGTTTGTGTTAGAGACTCCAAATGTGCTGTGGTTAATGATGAGACTGTCCTCTGTCTGTGTACCAAATTTCATAACTTTTCCACAAGCGGTTCTAAAAGATTCATAACAATACGCTAAAGCGTTTGTAAATACAGCGTTTTACTATGAGAATGACTGACATGGGAAAACTGTTATCTGGTATCGTCTGAGTCTGTATGTCGCTCCTAATCTAACGAAGTCAATCGTATGAATGTTTTGCTCCAAATGTTTAGAAATtctaaacaaaaaagtattttttttaatttattttgaccaGTAGATGGCGCTGTGCTACAACTACTTCTGTGCCCTCAGGTCATGTTTGGGAGAACAGGTACCAAGTTCGGTCAGAATCTGCTAAAGCGATCTGAAGATATAGCTTCATGTCCATTTTTGTGAGAATTTTGTCAAATTCGTTAGCATGCTTTACGAGAATGGTTTGATCTATCGGAAATATCTTTTTGGTAGCATTATCTGAAGATGATCCGAgacaattttggtgaaaatcggaaaAACTGTTTAggacaagtttaaaaaaaaaaggagattttTCACAAAACTCTAAATttattgggattttttttttttttttttgtgagaaaaaaaaagtatttttgtaataCACTGATGATAATGACAGAAATTTTGATGAAGATAGTGattctttgtttatatatatatatatatatatatatatatatatatatatatatataaaataatataaattgcaCGTAAACATCAAATAAACTGATGTACTGTGTGAACCTTACATTCCAAAGAAAAAGTGCCAAGTAAAATATTCCATATTTCTGCAGCTTTTATAATTGTATGGTAACACTTTGCAATGTTACATATATTAACATTAGTAAAATACATTAGTTAatgtgaactaacaatgaaaaaaaaagcttttattcaTCTTAGTTAATTTCAGACTTTATTAAATGTTACTAAACTTAAACTAAATAATGTTCACTAGTTGCATCTGTTAATTTTAATAGACCTGAGCTGACATGACTGTAGTTTTATCAGTTAACATGAACAAAtctgaataaatactgtaacaaatgcatttgctCATTGTTAGCATATCAACTAATGTTAACCAATGGGACCTTGTTGTTGTGTGATGTAAGAGAAGAGCACAAAACAGAAACACTCTGGATTTTTCAACGTTTAAAaagtaaagatatttaaaaaaagagaatgcCATGAGACTGTGATTAAAGAGTCCAGCAGCATTACAgactgtccgtgtgtgtgtgtgtgtgtgtgtgtgtctgacaggaGCTGGAGCGTCTGGAGGTGGAGCGTGTGGAGATGATCACACAGCACTTGTGTCAGTACACCACCCTTCGACACGAGACAGACATGTTCAACCAGAGCGTGAGTTCAGATCGCCTCGTTCACACTCGTTCACACCACTCACTGCAGATGAGTGACCCCAGCCTGCCGTTTGATCCGCAGACCATCGAGCCGGTGGACAGACTGCTGCGGAGCGTGGACCCGGCCAGAGACAGAGAGCTGTGGGTCAGAGAACACAAGACGGGCGAGAGGAGACCCGTGGATGTCAACATCTGACTCCAGACTCGCCTCGCTCTCCTGAAGCGGTCTCTGTCGTCTGAGGGACTGATCTCTCGACAACCTTCTGAAGACTAAACCCGTGGAGAACGACCAGGACTTGAGAAACTACACCCTTCCCACTGGAAGAAGAACACAAGAGGCACATTCTGAGAGGACAAGGCAAAGAGAGAGCTACAGATAATATATTGAAATGCTTATTTTTATACCAAATCAGTTAACAGCTTTTCTAAATGATTGTCAATATGTAAAAAAACTGGATATCAGTGTTTTTTTCTGAAGGTTTACGTGTTAAAGACGTTCATATCGTTCAGTCTCTTTCAATTATACAAAGATGTAAATGAAGATTAAATGCGGATTTTTATTGAAATTTATTATGTTTTCTGTAATATAAATGACATTAAATTGAATGTTCAACTAAACAGGGTTTATCAAATGATGAGGAAACACACATCTATATCTGGGATGATCTGAGGGTGAGGATATTTCCAGCTCATGTTCACGTTGcctgaactactcctttaaatgtGATCTGGCTTTGCTCCACATGATTGGTGATGGCCAGGTGCTGTAGCACAGTAAACACATGCATGTGTGCCAGGGACTTCACTCATATAATGTTGAACTGACAGTACACTTCGCTATAAAAGCTCAATCAATTTTCTTTACTGCCATCCGTGTCTTGTAATGTTTGAAGAGTGCATGTGAATCGTATACATCTACTCCATCACTGATAACCTTCACATCGTTGCGGTTAATATATCATGCAGCATTTATTGCTTGAAGTAATTTGGATGCGTTTCACACCAAATATAAACCTCAGACAGACATAAATCAGTCCGGCAACACCGAAGCACAGTCAAACATCTCTAAAACAACTAAATATTTAAACCTGCAGCATCTTTTCCACGATTACACAGAGATTGAGATCTTGATATACAGGTTTCGGTGACAAACTTTATTGAAATGCAATCTGACACACTTCAAGCGTCATCGACTGGAGGTACAAATgatctgagtttgtgtgtgtgtgcgtgtgtgtgtgtgtgtgtgtgtgtgtgtgtgtgtgtgagcgtgtgtgagtgtgtgcgcgtgtgtgagcgtgtgtgtgagtgtgtgtgtgtgagtgtgtgtgtaagcgtgtgtgtgtgtgtgtgtgtgtgagtgtgtgtgtgtgtgtgtgtgtgtgtgtgtaagcgtgtgtgtgagtgtgtgtgtgtgtgtaagcgtgtgtgtgtgagtgtgtgtgtaagcgtgtgtgtgtgtgtgtaagcgtgtgtgtgtgtgtgtgagcgtgtgtgagtgtgtgtgcgcgcgtgtgtgtgtaagcgtgtgtgtgtgagtgtgtgtgtaagcgtgtgtgtgtgtgtgtaagcgtgtgtgtgtaagcgtgtgtgtgtgtgtgtgtgtgagcgtgtgtgagtgtgtgcgcgtgtgtgagcgtgtgtgtgcgcgtgtgtgtgtgtgtgtgtgtgtgtgtaagcgtgtgtgtgtgtgtgtgtgtgtgtgtgtgtgtgtgtgagtgtgtgtgtgagcgtgagcgtgtgtgtgtgagtgtgtgtgtgtgagtgtgtgtgtaagcgtgtgtgcgtgtgtgtgtgagtgtgtgtgtaagcgtgtgtgtgtgagtgtgtgtgtgtgtgagtgtgtgtgtgtgtaagcgtgtgtgtgtgtgtgtgagtgcgtgtgtgtgtgtgtgtgtaagcgtgtgtgtgtgtgtgtgagtgtgtgtgtaagcgtgtgtgtgtgtgtgtgtgtgtgtgtgagtgtgtgtgtgtgtgagtgtgtgtgtgagcgtgtgtgtgtgtgtgtgtgtgagtgtgt comes from the Carassius carassius chromosome 39, fCarCar2.1, whole genome shotgun sequence genome and includes:
- the LOC132120892 gene encoding growth arrest-specific protein 7-like isoform X2, whose product is MSGSFCRSLYPFPGDQHQQGLRFEAGELIRVTQALDGGWWEGEKDGVKGWFPSNYVQLEVRPSSSSSSSSSSSSSQKLSPMSPLDDPLPRDWKCYMSPQGRRYYVNTVSNETTWERPSSSPGSPQTPVKHKSPVLTVNGFHDNGSPLHQTEPSHVVLRKTSTDTQSAVSTSPSRTQECESTVTINSVTFPLPLHMSEQQLLKPDEWSYCDYFWEDRKDPQGNTSISGFEVLLQKQLKGRQMQKEMAEFVRERIKIEEEYAKNLSKLSQIPLAAQEEGTLGSAWAQLKKSLADEAEVHLKFSSKLQSEVEKPLLTFRENVKKDMKKLDHHMVDLRKQLAIRSAAVEKARKALADRQKDLGLKSQQLEIKPSSKMEEDIKKARRKSTQAGDDLMRCVDLYNQSQFKWFEEMVTSSLELERLEVERVEMITQHLCQYTTLRHETDMFNQSTIEPVDRLLRSVDPARDRELWVREHKTGERRPVDVNI
- the LOC132120892 gene encoding growth arrest-specific protein 7-like isoform X1, translating into MSGSFCRSLYPFPGDQHQQGLRFEAGELIRVTQALDGGWWEGEKDGVKGWFPSNYVQLEVRPSSSSSSSSSSSSSQVCKLSPMSPLDDPLPRDWKCYMSPQGRRYYVNTVSNETTWERPSSSPGSPQTPVKHKSPVLTVNGFHDNGSPLHQTEPSHVVLRKTSTDTQSAVSTSPSRTQECESTVTINSVTFPLPLHMSEQQLLKPDEWSYCDYFWEDRKDPQGNTSISGFEVLLQKQLKGRQMQKEMAEFVRERIKIEEEYAKNLSKLSQIPLAAQEEGTLGSAWAQLKKSLADEAEVHLKFSSKLQSEVEKPLLTFRENVKKDMKKLDHHMVDLRKQLAIRSAAVEKARKALADRQKDLGLKSQQLEIKPSSKMEEDIKKARRKSTQAGDDLMRCVDLYNQSQFKWFEEMVTSSLELERLEVERVEMITQHLCQYTTLRHETDMFNQSTIEPVDRLLRSVDPARDRELWVREHKTGERRPVDVNI
- the LOC132120892 gene encoding growth arrest-specific protein 7-like isoform X4 encodes the protein MSGSFCRSLYPFPGDQHQQGLRFEAGELIRVTQALDGGWWEGEKDGVKGWFPSNYVQLEKLSPMSPLDDPLPRDWKCYMSPQGRRYYVNTVSNETTWERPSSSPGSPQTPVKHKSPVLTVNGFHDNGSPLHQTEPSHVVLRKTSTDTQSAVSTSPSRTQECESTVTINSVTFPLPLHMSEQQLLKPDEWSYCDYFWEDRKDPQGNTSISGFEVLLQKQLKGRQMQKEMAEFVRERIKIEEEYAKNLSKLSQIPLAAQEEGTLGSAWAQLKKSLADEAEVHLKFSSKLQSEVEKPLLTFRENVKKDMKKLDHHMVDLRKQLAIRSAAVEKARKALADRQKDLGLKSQQLEIKPSSKMEEDIKKARRKSTQAGDDLMRCVDLYNQSQFKWFEEMVTSSLELERLEVERVEMITQHLCQYTTLRHETDMFNQSTIEPVDRLLRSVDPARDRELWVREHKTGERRPVDVNI
- the LOC132120892 gene encoding growth arrest-specific protein 7-like isoform X3; this encodes MSGSFCRSLYPFPGDQHQQGLRFEAGELIRVTQALDGGWWEGEKDGVKGWFPSNYVQLEVRPSSSSSSSSSSSSSQVCKLSPMSPLDDPLPRDWKCYMSPQGRRYYVNTVSNETTWERPSSSPGSPQTPVKHKSPVLTVNGFHDNGSPLHQTEPSHVVLRKTSTDTQSAVSTSPSRTQECESTVTQLLKPDEWSYCDYFWEDRKDPQGNTSISGFEVLLQKQLKGRQMQKEMAEFVRERIKIEEEYAKNLSKLSQIPLAAQEEGTLGSAWAQLKKSLADEAEVHLKFSSKLQSEVEKPLLTFRENVKKDMKKLDHHMVDLRKQLAIRSAAVEKARKALADRQKDLGLKSQQLEIKPSSKMEEDIKKARRKSTQAGDDLMRCVDLYNQSQFKWFEEMVTSSLELERLEVERVEMITQHLCQYTTLRHETDMFNQSTIEPVDRLLRSVDPARDRELWVREHKTGERRPVDVNI